A segment of the Hippopotamus amphibius kiboko isolate mHipAmp2 chromosome 8, mHipAmp2.hap2, whole genome shotgun sequence genome:
TCTTTCctcagtccatccctccctcatcccCGCTGGACTCTCTCTAGAGCTCTGGGCCCTCTTTACCACCTCCCTCCTACACCTGGACTCACTTTCCCAGAGGTTCACTTCTGGGCAATAAAGAGAAGGCACTTCACTCTTTCTGCATTTATTCCCTTCTCACTTTGCCTTCTCAGAAGACTGCTCTGAGCCCTTCTGCTTATGACCGCCTTCTCCCTGAGAAAACAAGAGTCTGACCAAGTTTGACCCAGGAGGCTAATTCTTCCGTGTATTCACGCTGATCCTCCTCCAGTCCCTCACCAGTTAATCGGATTGTGGCAGTGTCTTATGCTTTCGGGCGTGGCAAGGAAAGTGAGCTTTCATTTGACACCACGCACTGAGGCTTTTTTCTCACTCTAGGTCTCCAAGTGCCAGGCCACAGGTTCTTGGaagcgtgtgcgtgtgtgtgtccgtgtACTCGCCAGCGAGTGTAGTAAGAGAAGGGTGCTGTGTCTGTGCGTGCAGGGGCAGTATTTAGACCCCCTCTCCCCAAGGGCAGGATGTTTGGGGGTCTCTGTAGGTTCTCGGGTCTCTTTCCCATCCCCATGAGGCTCTTCTAACACATAAATCCCAATCAAAGAGTCTCGCTAATTAGTTCCAAATAAGGCTGACCAGGGTTGTTTTCCCCAACCGCCTTGCCAGAGGTGAGAGTGTGGAAAGGGGGCCCCGCCCGCTCAGTCTGGTTACTATGGCGACAGCCGCGGGGTGACCCAAGTGCTCCTCCCAAACCTAGAGAGATGACGGCACCGCGCTGACTGCGCCAAATTCCAGCCAATGGGCGGCTGCTCCCGCCTTCCCTTCCGCCagctctccccccctcccccctccccgggaACTCGATTCACAAATCTGGACTGGGGATTTCCGGCTTCAGGCCGGGTGAAAGGGCGCTGGGCCGAGGCCGGGGGAGAGTCGAGATCTGTCCTCCTAGGAGAGCAAGTAGAAGCCGGCATTCCTGGGTTCTTGGGCCAGACTTCTGTAACCTGCCACCAGAACGGATCACACGCTACTCCCAAATTATCCGGAAAACTTAATTGAGGCCGAGTCTGAAACTCCTGCCCCTGCAAGTCCTCTCTCTGCTCGAGCGCGCTCGTCAGGACCACGGACAGCGAACCAGGGCCTTTTTTTTAAGGCAGGCGCTCTCTCGGAATCCTCCGGAGGTCTCCGTGGAGACCAGGGTCAGAGACGCCACCGCTCCATTGGAGCCAGGCCTCCTTGGGCCTGTGAAATAGAGAATGGGGCGCTTAGTTACGTGGTTAGGAAGGCAATGGGGACCAAAGAGGAATCTCAGGCTAAatagcttatttttcttttcttcaacccCAAAGAATGTCTCCTGtcttccaggctgcctgggtACTAGCCTCCCTAGGGATTAAGGGCCAGGTCTGAATCTCAAACAGCGATGGACCTCCCAAAGCTGCCCTGGGTGGGTGTGTGACTGAAACAACCTTGATGCAGCCCCATGAGTGGGGGGAAGCATAGGACTAAGTGTGGCATTCAGGTCCCACCTGAGAGTGGTGAAGACATACTTAGTCAGGCTTGATTGGATTCCTGACAGGATGAACGGCAGGGagagatagagaaggaaaagaaaagcagcaacAATAACTAGCTGGTGCTGCCTCAGTGAGCCACTCTCTACAAAGGGGAACAACTTCTCTGTCCTCATCACTTATTCCCTAAATGGCCTGGGCATTAAAGACTAGGTAGGTCAGACAATATGAAGGGGGGAGCGAGGGGCAGGAATTCAGTTTTACCACCAGGTCTCATCCTTTGGCTCCCTCACTTTactctctgtaaaatggaagccAGTGAGGGGAGGGGTGGCAAAAAACAGAGACAGTTCTCAGGGGCTCGACCTTCCCCACTAGACCCATGGGGTCCCTCCTGCTCTGCCTGTGACAGTTCCACtcccgctccctccctcccagggcccCCAAAAAAATGCTAGCGCAAAAACATCTACAGGCGCTTCCAGCGCTTTATAGTTCTCTCCCGGACAGACGGACAGACAGACAAGGCGGCCCGCACCGTCGGCCCGCATCATTGGCACCTTGGACACGGCACTAGGCCCAACCCAGTTCCTGGTACCCTTCCGGGAGAATTCTGGTCCGGCCTCAGATCAGCACCTCAGACAGCTCCCGGCccaacccacccctcccccctccctccggaaacaaccaaataaattaaaggtggggggggggggcgacaaAAACACCTAAGGATAAGGAAGAGGGGTGCCCCTCCCTCAGAGTAAGAGGAGttttctgtctcctcccacccttccgctgaggcgccgccgccgccggggtgATCTCCTCCTTGATTTTGCTCCCAAACCTCAGCCTCCTGAAGCTggcattcccctccccccaactcccgGCATGCAACACGTTGGAAAAGGtagggtgaggtggggggggggcggggagaaggaCCATCCTGGTGGTTGTCTGGGCTCCTGGGGCTGCAGTTTCTCGCTGTACCTCAGCAGATCCAAATTAAGAACTAATGTTCCCTTTGGTCTGGGGAGGAGAGTACAGGGGCTCAGTCGGGGGAAGAAATGCAAGCTAACACAGGCGGAGAGGGGAAGGCAGACAGGAGGGATGATGATGACACAtgccaggaaaaagagaaggggagaTGGGAACACAGgtgcagaaagagaaacaggGCAATGAAAGATAGTCAGGTAGGGGGTAAGATGGAGACGGAAATACACACCCAAGGAACGGAAAATGGAAAGGCAAGGAGGAAGATGGGAAGGcagaagatgaaggaaggagggaaagtgaAGATACAGGAAGgagatgaagaaatggacaaatccgaGGGAGATAGACTTActgacacacagagaagggaaggggaagacCCGGGCAGAACTGGAGAGATGGGGGGCGCAGACAGAAAGGGTGAGGTTGGGGGTTCCTCTACGGcgctcaccccccacccccaccttgcgCCCAGCAAATCCAGACGCCGCGGCCTCTGGCATCCTGGCCTCCACCTTCCCCTGCGGGACAGGGGCGGCTCCTCCTCCGGCCACGGCGCGGAGCTGCGGTAACAGCGGCGGCGGCTTGATGATCCCGGGGGCTCCGAGTATGTGtcaggggctggggcggggggcgggtgcGGCCCTTGGGTATCCCTAGCGGTCCAGGTTCATAGTCCAGTGCTTGGCTCCAGTCGCGCAGCTGTCCCTGGCGGccgaggaagaggaggagggggccgcGGGCGCTCCCCCGCTGGGTGGACCCCCAGCGCCGGCAGCGGCCTCGCCCTCGTTTTTGAGGTCTTGGAAGACCTGCGTGAAGAAGTGGGGATCGGCGTTGAGCCGCAGCATCTGCGGGCTGAGCCGCTGGATGAGGCGCAGGCAGCGTTGCCAGAAGCGCTCCTTGTCGGGCTCCACGAGGAAGGGCTTGAGCGGGTAGGAGATCTCATTGCCCATGTAGGAGTAGGCGAGGTAGAGGCAGGTGAggaaggcagcctgcagctcggCGGCCGACGCCAGCTCATCCCCGCGCAACGACTCGCGGCACAGCAGGTACACGAACACCAGGTTGGCGGGCGTAATGAAGGCCTGGTCTTGCCAGCCCTGCAGCAGCAGCGAGCGGTCCACTCCGCGGAACCAGCCCACCAGCTCGCCGGGGCTCAGCTCCTTGAGACGGTAGCAGCGTCGGCACACAAAGTCGCCCAGGCAGCGCAGCAGCTCGCCGGTAGACGCCTGCACGATGACCCGCCGCGGCGAGCCGCCAGGTACCGGCGGCGCCGcctgcggggctgggggcggcggcggcggtttCCCTCCGCCTGAGCCCGGCGGCGGGGCGACGGCGCTGCCCCCCGACGGCGGCTCGCAGGTGGCGGCGGCCGCGGGCACGGTGGGCACGGGCACCGCCAGGGGCTTGACGGCGCCGCCGCCGTCGGGGGGGTCCCGACCCTTGCGGAGAAGGTTCTCGCGGTTGCGTTGCTGGACCAGGGGGTCGGGGCCGGTGGACGCCGGCTTGGGCGTCACCTTCTTGCTGCCTTTCTTCTTCTTGGCAGACGCAGCCACCAGGCGCTTCCAGGTGAGCGCCGAGATGAGCACGGACGGCCGCTTGAGCCGGCTCTCGCCTTTGCCGCCCTTGCCTACTGGCGGCGCCCCGTAGCCCCCCAGCGCCTCGTCTCCCGCGGGCGGCGCCTTCTTCTTCTCCTCGGGCAGCCCGCCGGGCCTCCGGCCCTTGGCCGAGGAGGCGGGGGAAAGAGACAGCACCGTGCCCATCCTGCAGAGCGGGGCCGGCGCCCGGGCCCCGGCGGGAACCGCGGGCAGCGCCGCtgcccgctgccgccgccgctgctgcagCCCCCGGGGACCCGGCGGTGGGGGCCTAGCCCCGGCCCGGGCGCGGGAACCGGTAGTCGAAGGTGGCTGCttggctgctaggcgccggctgCTCAGCCTGAGCTGCGCCAGCTGCAGCGTCAGCCCCACCCCTTGGGCCGCGTCttcgccgcgccgcgccccgcctCACGCAGCCAATCTTCGCCAGAGCTGCCCTCCTAACGGGCAGCTCCGCTGACCAATAGAATCGCGCATGCCAATCTCAagtcccgcccctcccccacctctgtctcTGGTCCTTTCCCTTCActagaaaggggaaaggagaaggaggtggCTGGTTAGAGGGCCTCCTCAGGGTCagagccgggggcggggcggctgcTCCCAGCTACCCCTCCAGATCCTAGGGCCCTGAGTCAACTCGTTTTGACGTACTGGATCGCGATAGCAGAGATGCCATGGGAACAGCCTCTAACCCCTTTTGATTAGATGTTGGGGGCAGCATAGGCAGTGAGTGCCTTCATCAAGGCGCCCCGGCCCAGCTGGGTCGCACTGCAACGGCTCCTCCAATCTAACAGTCGGCCGATTCCCTCTTAGCTctgctctcctcccttcccttacCCCTACAAGGCCACCAGGGAGGGCGGCAGCAGGCGCGTTCTTTCTCTGCTTGTGATGAGGTGCTGGCTGGCCTTCCTGAAGGTCGCAACCCGCCTCCTTAGGGGCCCTTACGCTGGGGGGGCAAGATGCTCAGATCTGTCCCTGAGGCCACCGTTTGCCGTCCTGATTCTCTGCTGCTGAGTCTGTGATGAGAGGCCCTGAGCTCTTGTCCCTGGGTGACTGCTCTTGTGCTCTTCGccaccc
Coding sequences within it:
- the CDK5R2 gene encoding cyclin-dependent kinase 5 activator 2 — its product is MGTVLSLSPASSAKGRRPGGLPEEKKKAPPAGDEALGGYGAPPVGKGGKGESRLKRPSVLISALTWKRLVAASAKKKKGSKKVTPKPASTGPDPLVQQRNRENLLRKGRDPPDGGGAVKPLAVPVPTVPAAAATCEPPSGGSAVAPPPGSGGGKPPPPPPAPQAAPPVPGGSPRRVIVQASTGELLRCLGDFVCRRCYRLKELSPGELVGWFRGVDRSLLLQGWQDQAFITPANLVFVYLLCRESLRGDELASAAELQAAFLTCLYLAYSYMGNEISYPLKPFLVEPDKERFWQRCLRLIQRLSPQMLRLNADPHFFTQVFQDLKNEGEAAAGAGGPPSGGAPAAPSSSSSAARDSCATGAKHWTMNLDR